The DNA sequence ttattcaaataattaaaatctttcaaaattatcaactttttttctgttttaataaaaccatgtcttgtacttgaaccaaactaagatacaatgaatgtTTATTGAAGGTAAAGCAATccttttgtatttaataaatggttaattatttttttaatagactcaatatggagatacaaattacagaaagacccctcatccggaaaacccccagtccCGATagttctgaataacagattccataccttaaCTGTATTGGAATTTCCACATTTTCTAATGTATAATTATAAGAGAGGGAAGTAAGACTTAGAACCTTGTTGAATTAGATGCCtagataagtacaggtatgggttctgttatccagcatgcttgggaTTTGGAGTCTTCTGGATAACAaatatttccgtaatttagatctttataccttaaggaaatagttttttttaaaaattttaattgagcTTTTTgcataaggggtttctggataacggatcccataaaaccacacccatgttaccacaagaacttttaagaccatagcCACATTAATTGTGGTTGCACACCaagaaaacaaatggttggtgctcactgcaaggatataactcatcactcatatgtgaaaaatttgtcattttaaaacatacccttaaatccaaatGCCTCCTCCTCCCTGTGGATAACGCAGCTCCCCCCACCCCCGTACAtgattaaatatttaggggccccaacaacaatttccaaatgctaacaaaccccagaacaaaccctaccagtcTTACATCACatcatcaggaccactctaaaatgaacacttcatactgtgctacatacggtgacacaatgctggtgcccctccagcagtttgtatgaggtgtgaacaggtgaataatgtgggcagtttcagtcttcatttgaggtgtgaacaatacagggctttaggggtttGAACAAATGAGATGTTGCAGGTGTGACAATGAAggggggattacagtctgaattttaggtgtaaacaatgcaggggccagttaatcccAGTATTGATACTgatgcattgtctaaacctcacaTTCAGACtaatcctctgtattgttcacacttgtgacccctctattgttcacacccctaaagccctgtaatgTTCActcctgagacccagactgaaactgcccacattgttcacctgttcacactttatacaaaatgctaatggggcaccagcactgtgtcactgtatgtagtacatattagattggtcctgattcctgtctcctgctctgttctgccttctatatgctccctgtgtgtgtcatactttggtatttgttctgggggtttgttagcatttgaaaattattgttagtggcccctaaggtgtttaatcatatgctggggtactgtattatacacaggggaggaggaggcatatggatttatgggtatgtcttaatatgacttaacttttttcacatatgagtgacatccttgccagggcaggcacaaggtagttcggcaccctaggcaagagctttactcagcgccccctgtcctgcattaccatttccctccttaccatggtggtttttaaataaagagagcaagaaagtgtacaacactttttcatttatattactgccccctgtacctgtaccagcaagctcagcagccatccatcataacCCTATTTATCAAAGTAACTAGTGTCAAAATGCAATCCTTGCACTTCCGTATAGTTGTGCTTGCCATTGctgctttctccttctttcccttTTTCCAAACCAGGTGCTTCTTCACCTATCGAcataagggaaccctggagccaccAGAACCTTTGAACCAGAGATTCCGGCTTTCTAACTCGTGGGGCGTTTATGTCTGAGGCCTGTTTCTCTACTTGCCTCATTGAAGCAGTGCCCCCTGTTTACTTTGTAAACATATGTATCTCTTCCTCTCACAAACATAACCATAATGTACATCTGCTGGACCAAATGTGTAGGAAAAAATATTCCTAATATCTCAGCAGCAACCCTCCTCTAGGAACGGAGATATTGAAAGTCTCTTCTTCAGTCTTACACTACTGCATGGCATAAGTATAACAACTTCCAGATGTTCAAGGTGAGCAGAAGAATCTGACAAGGGTGGACTGTAGTTTCTGCTTTTATTTCTATCCAAATTTCAATTCGACCTTCCTGCTGATTTGATGAACTGATGTATGTAGGCCACACTTCTTCACATTTGCACCAAATTGATCCATAATTTCTGCCTTGTATGTATATAAGCCTAATTATATGACTTTAAACACATgaatgtataatatgtcatttttTACGTTCATTTTTTGTTCTGCCTGATAACATCGTACAACAGCTCTTATGCACTTACACAAAAAGAATGTTATGATAAtggctgatttataaaaaaaaaataggaattaaattttaattttattcagaTTCTTCAAATTCACTTAAAAAGTTTGTTAATAGTTCATCCTCTCTCATGATATTCCacattatttgtttaatgtttggTTTTCCTGTACATTTCTGTAGCATTTATATAACATAAACCATCCAGTGGGAAGTATACTAATTTATTAAAAACCTTAATAGCACATGCTCACAAGATATTTTCCTTATTGGTGTCATTTGAACTCTGTGTTTGATCACTGTTACAGGAAGTGCTGTTTGTTTCACCAGTGTTAGATGAAGTCTTTTCTTCTTCACATTTTAGATCTTCCTTTTCATCCTCTTCTGCCTTAAAGGCTCTATGAAGAGCATCATGAATTGAATTATTGGATTTCTGTTTCCACACTCTTCcaacaataaagtaaatatatgGATTGGCAGTAGAACTGAGAGCTGCACTTATTATACTGGCAAAGTATAGGCCAAGAGTATCTTGTATTGAAGGTAAACGTCTGAAGTACAGTAGAAACCAGAGGAAGTTGATTGGTATCACTGACAAGATGAAAATAAAGACGGCAGCAATAATGATGATATAAAGTCTTGGTGGGTATCGATCCCTGAAGGTCCTCTTTATAGCAATCAGAAGAGTGACACTAGAAAGGATCATTAGTGGTAGACAgatgcaaatgcttaaagtgaaTGTCATAATCTCTACTCCTGTACAAACTGGTGTCTGACTCCTAAAATCTTCTGAGGGGCATGTTAAGTTTTTAATGAGACTTTCTGTGCATCCAAGAATCCAAAGGAAAACACACATTATTACTGATAGTTTCTTTGGGCGATAATTACGATACCAAAGAGGAAAAAGCACAGAAATGCATCTCTCCATACTGATAGCTGTTAGAAAGTACATTCCAGAATATAAAGAAAGATCATAAATTATTTCTAAGAAAGTATCAAATTCAGCATTGCCTTTAAAATCAGGATTGCTACCAACTAATGTGTTTATATTGACCATCATTACTAAAACAGCAAATGTGAGTAACAGCAGGTCAGCTGCAACTAAGTTcataatgtaaacagtgtatttaTTTCTCTGAATCCTGAATAAAAGGAACCAGCACACTATTATATTTCCCACAATTCCAATGAGGCAGAGGCACATGGCAACAGCAGCTGCTATTGTATAATGTATGACAGAGTCTGGAACTTGACTTTCATTAAAATAGACGGTATCTTGTAATTGTAATAATGCGATTGACACGTTAGATGTCATTGTGACGTTAGATGTCATTGTGTCGTTAGATGTCATAACAGCAACCTCTTAAAATATCTTCTGATGCCCCTGTTATACAAACATATACAAACAACAGTTATTAACAGTTTGAACTATAACATACAAAATCATATACAATCCAGATATGGTTATGTCAGCAGTGCCAATTGAgtaaaataaatgccattttgaaGCAGAGGAAATTAAGGTTTGGCACATGCCTGAATCActatgggtcatttacaaagataTCTACAAGTGCAGGAGCCAGTGCCGGAActagaagaggcagctgcctagggcgcaacaattggggggcgctggacagctacctcttctgcctacccctagacagGACCCACCTGGATCTCTGCTTGCACTATTCCATGCACAAATGAGTTTGAGTGGTGTTACGATGTATGCGATCGTGGCGATCGTGGAACAgctttactgcgcatgtgcgcggGAAGCTGGATCGGCTGTAATGCGCATGCGTGCAACTAtgttactgcgcatgcgtgcgTGACGGGGAAATGAGGGGGGCGAgctggctgggctgcctagggcacatggcctgcctggcccgcctctggcaGGAGCTCTAAAGATACAATGAAAAGTGCACATTAACTCAATTCATTAAGATTCATGCCCTACATTGTGGGAACTCTGCAGGTACCACCAGGTCCAGGGTGAAGTATCAGACTTGTGTTCACTGAATTGTATGCAAATACTGTTTTGGCTGACATGGTGCATCAGCATatgaaattttcaaacctgcctgatccctGGACCAACTGATACCCATAATACATGGATAATGGTCTGTTTGTGCATGGTCAGCGTAAGTTGGAAACCTTACAGAAATGCTATGGTTCATAATCACAGGATCAGGGAAATAAGTGAAGTCAAGACAAAAGCACAAGGATTAACAGCCTTTAGTACAGACCAAAAGGGGTAGCTTGGCAGGGATAGCATAGTAATACTGTTGCTGCTCTGAAGAGAAACATCAAGATTATAAATTAGATAATGTTTTaaaagaataactaaacccaaCCTCAAATCTGTCCCTCTGCACACCCTAGTTCTCTATAGCAGACCAAAAATTAAATTATACAATTGAAATCACCAATGAAAATGATGACTGCTAGAATTATGTCAGTCATCTTGCTTTTATTTCATATGAAGATTATTATGTAATTTTGGCTTCAATAGATAAGCATGTAATCAATCATGGGTTAAAGGACAAACTGTACATGTCCAGCACAAGGAAAGTTGTGTTTAATgattccaactccagttgcaggtgGGACTCGGATTGGAGACTTGTTGGGATGGAACAGCTGCAGTTATATAGTTATTCTTAGTATCTTGGCCACACAATTCTGTCCCACCTGAAGCTGTATCACTAGCATAATAGTAGATCTTTGGAAAACGGTACACATATGCAGAACTGTGttgtaaatatttacttttattatcaaATAACTAGATTCTacttgaaggattattttgcattttaatgcagc is a window from the Xenopus laevis strain J_2021 chromosome 6L, Xenopus_laevis_v10.1, whole genome shotgun sequence genome containing:
- the LOC108718528 gene encoding mas-related G-protein coupled receptor member D — its product is MTSNDTMTSNVTMTSNVSIALLQLQDTVYFNESQVPDSVIHYTIAAAVAMCLCLIGIVGNIIVCWFLLFRIQRNKYTVYIMNLVAADLLLLTFAVLVMMVNINTLVGSNPDFKGNAEFDTFLEIIYDLSLYSGMYFLTAISMERCISVLFPLWYRNYRPKKLSVIMCVFLWILGCTESLIKNLTCPSEDFRSQTPVCTGVEIMTFTLSICICLPLMILSSVTLLIAIKRTFRDRYPPRLYIIIIAAVFIFILSVIPINFLWFLLYFRRLPSIQDTLGLYFASIISAALSSTANPYIYFIVGRVWKQKSNNSIHDALHRAFKAEEDEKEDLKCEEEKTSSNTGETNSTSCNSDQTQSSNDTNKENIL